One genomic window of Amyelois transitella isolate CPQ chromosome 8, ilAmyTran1.1, whole genome shotgun sequence includes the following:
- the LOC132902028 gene encoding uncharacterized protein LOC132902028, translating into MDEQGLVETLNAGSRKKKRKDRSEYRKTTYTDKDPLCINYRCPCNHKSLKTFKCKRLTLQDIIENRKLFFKRRGKVDQDIYLSRLLAPYEPLNRGKSNPRATTKNRKVSCTYHLYINKKLTTVCKQVFQKTFAIGEKRLRNLNVRLSQGETPTEKRGGDRKAAKSREKKEKLREFLKKLPAQESHYNRQKSKRIYLSSELNAARLLRIYNLSVPENLRVSRTMFHNIFYNEFNIGFKSPATDACSVCILWTNKIKNETNSQRKQTLMIEKRVHKLRSNVFYELLRKPVANSIRLCFDLQKVLPLPRTPIQDAFYSRQISFYNFCITKKTKTNLTFLYGMRHRLLVDL; encoded by the exons ATGGATGAGCAAGGTTTAGTCGAGACCTTGAATGCTGGTTCAAGGAAAAAAAAGCGTAAAGATCGTTCGGAATATCGCAAAAC gACTTACACAGATAAAGATCCCTTGTGCATAAATTATAGATGTCCATGTAATCACAAGTCGCTAAAAACTTTCAAATGCAAAAGGTTGACATTACAAGATATCATAGAAAACAGAAAGTTGTTTTTTAAACGGCGTGGGAAGGTAGATCAAGATATTTATCTTTCTAGACTCTTAGCACCGTATGAGCCATTAAATAGAGGAAAGTCAAATCCAAGAGCGACAACGAAAAATCGAAAGGTTAGTTGCACCTACcatctatatataaataaaaaactgacAACAGTGTGTAAACAAGTGTTTCAAAAAACATTTGCGATTGGAGAAAAAAGGCTAAGAAACTTAAATGTTAGGCTGAGTCAAGGGGAAACACCTACAGAGAAGCGAGGTGGAGACAGGAAAGCAGCCAAGTCAagagagaaaaaagaaaagttaagAGAATTCTTGAAAAAGTTACCTGCTCAGGAAAGTCACTATAATAGACAGAAAAGCAAGAGAATATATTTGTCATCTGAACTGAACGCTGCTAGATTACTCCGTATCTATAACCTGTCAGTGCCTGAAAATTTAAGGGTTTCCCGCACCATGTTccacaatatattttacaatgaatTCAACATTGGGTTCAAATCCCCGGCTACTGACGCATGCAGTGTTTGCATATTGtggacaaataaaataaaaaatgaaaccaACAGTCAACGAAAGCAAACATTGATGATTGAAAAGAGGGTTCACAAACTAAGATCCAATGTTTTCTATGAACTATTGAGAAAACCAGTTGCCAACAGCATAAGGCTGTGTTTTGATTTGCAGAAGGTATTACCATTACCAAGAACACCTATACAAGACGCATTTTATAGTAGGCAAATcagtttttacaatttttgtataacaaaaaagacaaaaaccAACCTGACTTTTTTATATGGGATGAGACACAGGCTTCTCGTGGATCTCTAG
- the LOC132902029 gene encoding uncharacterized protein LOC132902029, translating into MDRFITKRKRSPPDNNSSQNSNQTTKQKCLSPSIPGPSCTDALTKPTQPQESNHSNGFSLLDKSNPSYKKKPQAFLDTCNENEGIQIATSNDEHKKIIPTKSKKASDKTEKHLYVFSEKWLEIKELSEWLVSDTVKGTISAKCKYCQTTLPNHKPHLIRHSETDKHKSIMKAIKSTSNIKESLKPSDEDLSAKRGELKIAAMLATNNLPFLLSDTLVSLIADICPDSKIAQKMKMGRTKATAVVTQILGPSLRSTLHDYLKQLGNFFCLIMDETTDVGTKKQCAMTVIYCNKELKIETEFFDLLEMASGTADDLYNALIQSVETKKIPLENLVGFSSDTTNVMVGEYNSVFAKLKERLPNIVCVRCSCHMIHLAASKACLKLPKSVEDMLRNIGSHFNCSHNRQQKLAEMQRFYQTEIHQILLPATTRWLSLKACVNRTLEQYPALEAYFRLEIVEDPSRITESIISSLRNQFTKFYLEFMAYVLDLLNDFNITFQSESPLLHKLKPAVEGLIRTIASNFIDLHHVKNTPPLEIEHKNPRLYLPLENLYLGVLVNSSLNEVENEVRIEDLERFKLDCLAFYVEVIEQIKQRFIFTDPIYDIIQIVQPKIMKSFDPQMINSILNRFPFLAPTYLNKNALINEWREYCLLDLTSLDDSISIQMNAADFWTKVFKLKDIGGTEKFKNLKILIVFLLILPFSNASVERVFSKLKLIKTEHRNRLNTETIAALMATSSSIQQQGGIKNFEPSTFMLNKKIQYSN; encoded by the coding sequence ATGGACAGATTTATAACGAAGCGAAAACGTAGCCCTCCTGATAATAACAGCTCTCAAAATAGTAACCAGACTACTAAACAGAAATGTTTAAGTCCTAGCATACCTGGCCCTTCATGTACTGACGCACTAACAAAACCTACCCAGCCACAAGAATCAAATCATTCCAACGGTTTCAGTCTGCTAGACAAATCAAATCcatcttacaaaaaaaaaccacaaGCCTTTCTTGATACTTGTAACGAAAATGAAGGAATCCAGATAGCAACAAGTAATGACgagcataaaaaaattattccaaCCAAATCTAAAAAAGCATCGGATAAGActgaaaaacatttatatgtttttagcGAGAAATGGTTGGAAATTAAAGAACTCTCAGAGTGGCTAGTTTCAGACACAGTTAAAGGCACAATCAGTGCAAAATGCAAATACTGTCAAACTACGTTACCCAACCACAAGCCGCACTTGATACGGCACTCTGAAACTGATAAACACAAATCAATAATGAAAGCGATTAAATCCACatcaaatattaaagaatCATTAAAACCATCAGATGAAGATCTCTCAGCAAAAAGAGGTGAACTTAAAATTGCTGCAATGCTGGCTACAAATAATTTACCATTCCTCTTATCAGACACTCTAGTTAGCTTAATAGCGGACATTTGCCCTGATTCGAAAATTGCTCAGAAGATGAAGATGGGTCGTACGAAAGCAACAGCAGTTGTAACACAAATTTTAGGGCCCAGTCTTCGAAGTACTTTGcatgattatttaaaacaactcgGTAATTTCTTTTGCCTAATAATGGATGAAACAACTGATGTtggaacaaaaaaacaatgtgCGATGACAGTAATATATTGTaacaaagaattaaaaatagaaacagaATTCTTCGATTTGCTGGAAATGGCTTCAGGTACGGCTGATGACTTGTATAACGCATTAATACAGAGCgttgaaactaaaaaaatcccaCTAGAAAACTTAGTGGGATTTTCTTCAGACACGACGAACGTAATGGTGGGTGAATATAATTCTGTGTTCGCCAAATTGAAAGAAAGACTTCCTAATATAGTGTGTGTCCGCTGCTCTTGCCATATGATTCATTTGGCTGCCTCTAAGGCTTGTCTAAAACTGCCAAAATCAGTAGAAGATATGTTACGGAACATTGGTTCCCATTTCAACTGCAGCCACAATCGACAACAGAAGCTTGCAGAAATGCAACGCTTCTACCAAACAGAAATTCATCAGATTCTTTTGCCGGCAACAACTCGGTGGCTTTCTTTGAAGGCATGTGTCAACCGAACGCTGGAACAGTATCCTGCCCTGGAAGCCTATTTCAGACTTGAAATCGTGGAAGATCCATCCAGAATAACTGAAAGTATCATTTCCAGTTTGCGTAACcagtttacaaaattttatctcgAGTTCATGGCATATGTGCTAGACCTGTTAAATGACTTCAATATTACTTTTCAGTCTGAATCGCCATTACTTCATAAACTGAAACCAGCCGTAGAAGGGCTCATCCGCACCATTGCAAGTAACTTCATTGATTTACATCACGTCAAAAACACGCCTCCTCTAGAGATCGAACATAAAAACCCAAGGTTGTACTTGCCTTTGGAAAATTTGTACCTTGGTGTTCTTGTGAACTCAAGCCTCAACGAGGTTGAAAATGAGGTTAGAATAGAGGACCTGGAAAGATTCAAACTAGATTGCCTGGCATTTTATGTTGAAGTTatagaacaaataaaacaaagatttatatttacagaCCCAATTTATGACATAATCCAAATAGTCCAaccaaaaattatgaaatcctTTGATCCACAAAtgataaattcaattttaaacagATTTCCTTTTTTAGCCCCCACATATCTgaataaaaatgcattaatAAACGAATGGCGGGAGTACTGTTTATTAGATCTGACAAGTTTGGACGACAGTATATCGATTCAAATGAATGCTGCTGATTTTTGGACAAaagtgtttaaattaaaagacatTGGTGGCAcagaaaaattcaaaaatttaaaaattctgatagtatttctattaattttgcCTTTTTCTAATGCCTCAGTGGAAAGAGTATTTAGCAAACTAAAGCTGATAAAGACTGAACATCGGAATCGCCTCAATACCGAAACTATTGCCGCATTAATGGCTACTAGTTCATCTATACAACAACAAGGtggtataaaaaattttgaacccagcacttttatgttaaataaGAAGATACAGTACTCAAATTAA
- the LOC106140011 gene encoding uncharacterized protein LOC106140011: protein MSDNLAKVYKSNRGGLKLHYEGFSYYKNKVNNTKFYWCCDSRKHYIYKCCATLVTEVNSANDMIHNVLKCSNKHNHEPNPLDKEISDFRQKLKEDARTGLKVCQILQNNQSDCTPEFLDHLPSQSALKQVMYRARSKVPKKKEPTDILFEIDESEMQINGQCFVIKDRIYNNNKRILLLSTKNMMQLLQQADFWVLDGTFKIVPHIFQQLYTIHGNLSVTGNKTKTFPLLYCLCTNKDKKTYDMIFELLQEYGVENDLEFHPKICILDFEKAAIQSLKSNFENVILHGCHFHLGQILYRQVQQRGLTQRYASDIKFKTDVKCLLALSFLPPNEIPIYFNKLLVSYKDDDDIISLAHWFEENYVSGTCSAPARYIPEFWSCELINTLKLPRTQNSAEAWHHHINQIIDKKSPGFYHLIKELIKELIKETIIKESEIEKMLCTTLSHQHDSPEKIMTTTEKKRNKKSRPRDWSVNKNKDQREKGQPYLGKKKVDDKWRFVQIKNERKIKDTCNCKLSSRGNTKLQCKEIPEEGRQKCFKDFWNMTWKEKKVFIKMLSICK, encoded by the exons atgtctgATAATTTAGCAAAAGTGTATAAATCCAATAGAGGtggattaaaattacattatgaaGGAttcagttattataaaaacaaagtgaACAATACTAAATTTTACTGGTGCTGTGATTCACGAAAACActacatttataaatgttgtgcaacATTAGTTACAGAAGTAAATAGTGCAAATGATATGatacataatgttttaaaatgcaGTAATAAGCACAATCATGAGCCAAATCCACTTGATAAAGAAATCTCGGATTTTAGGCAAAAATTGAAAGAGGATGCAAGAACCGGATTAAAGGTATGccaaattttgcaaaataatcAAAGTGATTGCACTCCAGAATTTCTAGATCATTTACCTAGTCAATCAGCTCTTAAGCAGGTGATGTATAGAGCTAGATCAAAGGTCCCAAAAAAGAAAGAGCCCactgatattttatttgaaatagatGAAAgtgaaatgcaaataaatggTCAATGTTTTGTCATCAAAGATCggatttacaataataataagcgAATTTTGTTACTGTCAACGAAAAACATGATGCAATTATTGCAACAAGCAGATTTTTGGGTCCTTGATGGTACATTTAAGATTGTGCCACACATATTTCAACAATTATACACCATACATGGTAATTTATCAGTAAcaggaaataaaacaaaaacgttCCCTTTACTGTATTGTTTATGCACAAACAAAGATAAGAAAACATACGACAtgatatttgaattattacaAGAATACGGAGTGGAAAATGATTTAGAATTTCAtccaaaaatatgtattttggaCTTCGAAAAGGCGGCaatccaaagtttaaaatctaattttgaGAATGTGATACTACATGGCTGCCACTTTCATCTCGGGCAAATATTATATCGGCAAGTTCAACAAAGGGGTTTAACACAAAGATATGCAAGtgatataaagtttaaaacagaTGTAAAATGTCTTTTGGCACTGAGTTTTTTGCCTCCGAACGAGAttcctatatattttaataaattactcgTCAGTTATAAag acgacgatgatattatttctttagccCATTGGTTTGAAGAAAATTATGTTAGTGGCACTTGCAGTGCCCCCGCAAGATATATTCCGGAATTTTGGAGCTGCGAGttgataaatacattaaaattgcCACGAACTCAAAATTCAGCGGAAGCTTGGCATCATCACATTAACcaaataatagataaaaaatctCCCGGATTTTATCACCTTATAAAAGAACTTATAAAAGAACTTATAAAAGAGACAATAATAAAGGAATCAGAGATAGAAAAGATGTTAT GCACTACATTAAGTCACCAACATGATTCTCCCGAAAAAATTATGACAACAactgaaaagaaaagaaacaaaaagagTCGTCCTCGGGATTGGagcgttaataaaaataaagatcagAGGGAGAAAGGTCAACCATATTTGGGCAAGAAAAAAGTTGACGATAAATGGCGTTTCGTTCAGATCAAGAATGAGAGAAAGATTAAAGACACATGCAACTGTAAGCTAAGTTCAAGAGGTAATACAAAGTTACAGTGTAAAGAAATACCAGAAGAAGGGCGACAAAAATGCTTCAAAGATTTTTGGAATATGACGTGGAAAGAAAAGAAAGTTTTCATCAAAATGTTgtctatttgtaaataa